One region of Scomber scombrus chromosome 10, fScoSco1.1, whole genome shotgun sequence genomic DNA includes:
- the nckap5l gene encoding nck-associated protein 5-like — MKTMSDEAEQRMCDEDFGSDEEGEEADVESYLEDNSSELMDRLRELEAENSALMLANESQREAYERCLDEVANHVVQALLNQKDLREECIKLKMLVFDLERQNRALCELFQQKLPNHPTAHYQVQAGPLPDYNAQLHNDSAKQVEPAQTEAQAKGNGYRTQHASPGPRGPAASMEALSPFFKKKAHILEVLRKMEETDPLKFHPSTTSLSFCDYSQVLMSTEAVLATTADPLPLQCKPLHTHCHCSCSDADPHQHVNGDGAVKSEGGSTTCCLHCKRSPDGPPKPCNHVCSPSKAATQSHVAPAAAMSECHGKSRTAESVPPSKLCTKNDAHQQPAGAPTHSSITETDDQSLEAIGVEQEQVDSESCLNAAAEELVGFCPASHLPGPATEGAQISRCDSEASDGVHNGLALLSVSTATSNDPAAVPEKDSTDPEASSVRAGASVSPSPSCLSDVKAAAINSPSKLLKFLKIPSMGEKTQAAPPAVRLSPQLTRNSRIPCRTNNYEVYHSPVPTRRATTTERCRQPPPPPARSESYPATHSAPTSPPQPEDPCSPPAKDISYSSLSAPKVASKMGAPSSTSSSSPKISQRVPHYENVCDISTNSREAEPSQGLEKRTTFPPQAKANGGERKLVKSLPESVLNPVPQRKQSSSSTSESTSDDEEDSDSPVWVNHHSLPNSSALSKAQTRPNYSRTREKQEVDVREVTVQQSSGPSQPPPPPIRRNDSSIPKRPATGPARPPADSSHHAFKDRLAALGKLRSSEDLQVSVQESGVAHSEERSKTAERPMELPKEEQRHSKYTDSLDGKPKISGGVLKYPGASPLYEQGVKSQPSGLVKQELCVTKTESPKSKIGLPSPNADAPQVLRNNIKCPGSLNLAYNVKSGVGPHSSNSPNKIPPKSPSKPCQGPSVHRAGKPTEAPRYSSKSEERTKISGKGKKNPMYGDSLPPPPPRPPMSDGEKPVQPVPSPQSAIEQKVMKGIEENVLKLQEQDRGVQVGEVKQKASNGIASWFGLKKSKLPALSRKADGTKAKDEKKEWKINIPSVGRDSVKMATRCKEGVEGLNISTLMEKAEGLRRALEEERAYVERSGRGHSCEVVMDQAQGQLAVMYRGARSDNFMQQLLNRVDGKDVISVPQRRLSFDCKSSKPVFSQQGDIISHTGSRDDMEKGSDRMGKITSDENLADSVHSQHFAGSGASTYTLDSGIGTFPLPDCSSGAAGRGLSKARAEHHHHHHSSSGSPGRVGRRARTLDRELMSQEECYVPHKQLIPTIQYGSVLEGRSSAGVIREDKEAHGANMFSPRSKTWTFPNLKTPAGPAEVYLAVEEEEEEAVSFGSPFRGGMKAGGPSSSSRVVDPGSLPVPAHSGMSRRGKIRTPSVPEMSREGGMELLKERPEEALSPSQPQVLETPESLSDSLYDSLSSCGSQG; from the exons ATGAAAACAATGTCTGATGAGGCTGAACAGAGAATGTGCGACGAGGACTTCGGTTCGGACGAGGAGGGCGAGGAGGCGGACGTGGAGTCTTACCTGGAGGACAACAGCAGCGAGCTCATGGACCGACTGAGAGAGCTGGAG GCAGAGAACTCTGCACTCATGCTGGCAAATGAGAGTCAGAGAGAAGCTTATGAGAGATGCCTGGATGAG GTGGCCAACCACGTGGTCCAAGCTCTGTTAAACCAGAAG GATCTGAGAGAGGAGTGCATCAAGCTGAAGATGTTGGTGTTCGACCTAGAGAGACAAAACCGAGCGCTGTGTGAGCTTTTTCAGCAGAAACTACCCAATCACCCCACGGCTCACTACCAG GTCCAGGCGGGACCCCTCCCAGACTACAATGCACAGCTGCACAATGACTCTGCCAAGCAGGTGGAGCCGGCACAGACTGAAGCACAAGCCAAG GGAAATGGCTACCGCACACAACATGCCTCCCCAGGCCCTCGTGGCCCCGCCGCCTCCATGGAGGCCCTGTCCCCCTTCTTCAAGAAGAAAGCACACATCCTGGAGGTCCTGCGGAAGATGGAGGAGACGGACCCTCTGAAGTTTCACCCGTCCACCACGAGCTTGTCTTTCTGCGACTACAGCCAGGTGCTCATGTCCACAGAAGCTGTTTTGGCTACGACCGCGGACCCACTTCCACTACAGTGCAAACCCCTCCACACGCACTGCCACTGCTCCTGCTCTGACGCTGACCCGCACCAGCACGTCAACGGCGACGGGGCGGTGAAGTCAGAGGGAGGGAGCACCACCTGCTGTTTACACTGCAAGAGGAGTCCCGACGGTCCTCCGAAGCCATGCAACCACGTCTGTAGTCCTTCAAAAGCCGCCACCCAGAGTCACGTAGCTCCCGCAGCTGCTATGAGCGAATGTCACGGTAAGAGCAGAACTGCAGAGTCTGTTCCCCCGTCTAAACTTTGCACCAAGAATGACGCCCACCAGCAACCGGCAGGCGCCCCCACCCACTCATCAATCACAGAGACGGACGATCAGAGCCTGGAGGCGATAGGAGTGGAGCAGGAGCAGGTCGACTCTGAGAGTTGTTTAAACGCTGCTGCCGAAGAGCTCGTCGGTTTCTGTCCCGCCTCCCATCTGCCCGGTCCTGCGACGGAGGGCGCGCAGATCTCACGCTGCGACTCCGAGGCGAGCGATGGCGTTCACAACGGTTTAGCGCTCTTGTCCGTCAGCACCGCCACGTCCAACGACCCCGCAGCCGTCCCCGAGAAAGACAGCACAGATCCGGAGGCGTCCTCAGTGAGAGCCGGCGCCTCCGTCAGTCCCAGCCCCTCCTGCCTCAGCGACGTCAAAGCCGCCGCCATCAACTCCCCGTCCAAACTGCTCAAGTTCCTAAAGATTCCCTCGATGGGGGAGAAGACTCAGGCTGCGCCCCCCGCCGTCCGTCTGAGCCCCCAACTCACCCGCAACTCCAGGATCCCCTGTCGCACCAACAACTACGAGGTGTACCACTCTCCTGTCCCCACGCGCAGAGCCACCACTACGGAGAGGTGCAGGCAGCCCCCGCCGCCACCCGCCAGGTCCGAGTCGTACCCTGCCACACACTCAGCGCCCACCTCCCCTCCGCAGCCCGAAGACCCCTGCTCCCCGCCCGCTAAGGACATAAGCTACAGCAGCCTCTCTGCACCCAAAGTTGCCTCAAAGATGGGCGCTCCCTCCTCAACGTCGTCATCGTCGCCCAAAATATCCCAAAGGGTCCCACATTACGAAAACGTCTGTGATATATCTACCAACTCTAGAGAGGCGGAACCGAGTCAGGGTCTCGAGAAAAGAACCACGTTTCCGCCGCAAGCGAAGGCGAACGGTGGCGAGAGGAAGCTGGTGAAATCGTTACCGGAAAGCGTCCTCAACCCCGTCCCTCAGCGGAAGCAGTCGTCCTCGTCCACGTCGGAGTCCACTTCAGACGACGAAGAGGACTCGGACAGTCCGGTGTGGGTGAACCATCACAGCCTTCCCAACTCCTCTGCCCTCAGCAAAGCTCAGACCCGACCCAACTACTCGCGGACCAGAGAGAAGCAGGAGGTGGACGTCAGGGAGGTGACGGTGCAGCAGAGCTCCGGTCCCTCCCAGCCGCCTCCGCCTCCGATCAGACGAAACGACTCTTCGATCCCCAAGAGGCCTGCGACGGGGCCGGCGAGACCTCCCGCGGACTCCAGTCACCACGCCTTCAAAGACAGACTGGCAGCGCTGGGAAAGCTGCGGAGCTCGGAGGATTTACAGGTCAGTGTCCAGGAAAGCGGCGTCGCCCACAGCGAAGAGAGGAGTAAGACGGCGGAGAGGCCCATGGAGCTCcctaaagaggagcagagacacTCAAAATACACAGACTCTCTGGACGGAAAGCCTAAAATTAGCGGTGGCGTGTTGAAGTACCCGGGGGCGTCTCCGCTGTACGAGCAGGGGGTCAAATCTCAGCCGTCTGGTCTAGTTAAACAAGAACTGTGTGTGACAAAGACTGAAAGCCCCAAAAGCAAAATAGGTCTACCTTCGCCCAACGCAGACGCTCCGCAGGTACTACGCAACAACATTAAGTGTCCCGGCTCCTTGAATCTGGCTTATAACGTTAAATCCGGTGTGGGGCCTCACAGTAGCAACAGCCCCAATAAAATCCCCCCAAAGTCGCCGTCCAAACCCTGTCAGGGCCCGTCCGTCCACAGAGCGGGGAAGCCCACCGAGGCCCCGCGTTACTCGTCCAAATCCGAGGAGAGAACCAAAATCAGcgggaaagggaagaagaatcCGATGTACGGAGACAGCCTCCCGCCTCCTCCTCCGAGACCTCCGATGTCCGACGGGGAGAAGCCGGTGCAGCCGGTCCCGAGCCCGCAATCGGCCATCGAGCAGAAGGTGATGAAGGGCATCGAGGAGAACGTGCTGAAGCTCCAGGAGCAGGACCGAGGAGTGCAGGTGGGCGAGGTGAAGCAGAAAGCCTCCAACGGCATCGCCAGCTGGTTCGGACTGAAGAAGAGCAAGCTGCCCGCGCTGAGCCGCAAAGCCGACGGGACCAAAGCGAAAGACGAGAAGAAAGAGTGGAAGATCAACATCCCCTCGGTGGGGAGGGACTCGGTGAAAATGGCCACCAGGTGTAAAGAAGGCGTGGAGGGTCTGAACATCTCCACGCTGATGGAGAAGGCGGAGGGGCTGAGGAGGGCCCTGGAGGAGGAGCGGGCGTACGTGGAGAGGTCTGGAAGGGGTCACTCGTGTGAGGTGGTGATGGACCAAGCTCAGGGACAGCTGGCTGTCATGTACAGAGGAGCGCGCTCCGACAACTTCATGCAACAGCTGCTAAACAG AGTGGACGGGAAGGATGTGATCAGCGTGCCTCAGCGCCGGCTCTCGTTCGACTGTAAGTCGTCGAAGCCGGTGTTCAGTCAGCAGGGCGACATCATCAGTCACACCGGCAGTCGTGACGATATGGAGAAG GGATCAGATCGAATGGGCAAGATCACATCAGACGAGAACCTCGCAGATTCGGTTCACTCTCAACACTTTGCAG GCTCCGGTGCGTCCACCTACACTCTGGACAGCGGTATCGGTACGTTCCCCCTGCCGGACTGCAGCAGCGGCGCGGCTGGGCGCGGTCTGTCCAAGGCGAGGGCcgagcaccaccaccaccaccactcttCCTCGGGCTCCCCGGGGAGAGTCGGCCGACGGGCTCGCACCCTGGACAGAGAGCTGATGTCCCAGGAGGAGTGCTACGTGCCGCACAAACAGCTGATTCCCACCATTCAGTACGGCTCCGTGCTGGAGGGGCGAAGCTCCGCCGGCGTAATACGTGAag ACAAAGAAGCCCACGGAGCGAACATGTTCTCCCCTCGCTCAAAGACCTGGACCTTCCCCAATCTGAAGACCCCGGCGGGACCAGCGGAGGTTTACCTggcggtggaggaggaagaggaggaggcggtgTCCTTCGGCTCGCCGTTCAGAGGG GGCATGAAGGCCGGCGGTCCCTCTTCCTCTAGCCGAGTGGTCGACCCAGGCAGTTTGCCCGTTCCCGCCCATTCTGGGATGAGCCGCCGGGGGAAGATTCGCACTCCCAGCGTTCCCGAGATGAGCCGTGAGGGCGGCATGGAGCTGCTCAAGGAACGGCCGGAGGAGGCACTCTCCCCGAGCCAGCCCCAAGTCCTCGAGACCCCTGAGTCCCTCAGTGATTCCCTGTACGACAGCCTGTCGTCTTGCGGCAGCCAAGGATGA